TTTTTGAcccaaaatataatacaatgaCCGGATACTACCACCTGTATTCATAATTGTTTATTTCAGTGAAACATTGTGTCATGGCTGTTTGTATGAAAAGTGGAACAATTTATATCTATCGTCTCTGGTGATTATTTTTTCATGCAAGATAATGGATTGTCGGATTCACTTTTTCAGATGCATAGTGTTGGGTTCGTTGACCCGGACGACATGAATGTTGTTTCTGGTAGCCGTAAGTATTCAAGCGTTGTAGGATACTCGAGCAGCAAGCTTGCCCAGGTTAGCATACAGTAATGGTATTTAATTTTTCCAACTGCTACGcaattttccttcttttttagAAACTGGTGACTAAGTCTCTGGTTCCCTTCATTTTCCAGATTATGTTTAGTAGCGTTCTTTTCAAAAAGCTGCCTCTGGAAACAGGAGTTAGCGTTATATGTCTATCCCCTGGTGTTGTCCTAACAAATGTTGTGAGTGTTAGCATAACTCCATTTAGTTACAAGTCCAGGATGTACACCCATTCTGTTTTTTTAAGAACTTCATTTGCATAAAAAATgccttttctgtattttataGGCAAGGGATCTACCAAGGTTTCTTCAGTTTCTCTACGCCTTGATaccttatttcatattttcatcCCAAGAAGGTTGTAGAAGTACTCTCTTCTCGGCCACAGACCCTCAGATTCCAGAGTACTGGGAAACACTAAAGAACGATGATTGGCCTGTTTGTCCATTCATCTCTCAAGATTGCCGCCCGGCAAATCCTTCAGAAGAATCACACAACACAGAAACTGCACAGAGAGTGTGGGAAAAGACATTGGAGATGGTGGGTCTTCCTCTCGACGCAGTTGAGAAGCTCATAGAAGGGGAAAAAGTCCAATGCCGTTATGGAGCACAAGAAGAATAgtgtttaaaaaacaaaattccacaGGTTGAATGTCCCCTTACTAATCAAATGGTAAGTATTGAGAAAtagcatctctctctctcttttgtttcttttgatcTACTGTACACTGGGGACTGAATCCCCCAGACCCAAGGCATGTGGTTTGGTTAAGAAAAGGACAAGGTTGGGTGTGAGaatttgtttgattgttggttaAAAGGCATGCTTGAGCTGCCATTCCATGGCTTACCTGTAAGTCTTCTTCAAGTATATCTGAGTTAAAAGATATTTAGTAGTGTGGTAGCCTAGTCTAGTCTGGTGGGTAGTTTCCTAGTTTGTGCACTGTGCAGTCACGTTTCTCTTGTATTTATACCAGTGAATGCATCTCTCTCAACTCTCATCGACAAAAGTGATACAATCTCCCTTCCGCTTTCCCAATGTTTCTTGCTTAAATGAGTATTCCATGAAAGTGATTCTCACTCACTCTTCATGAGATGCTCATTTGAGCAAGCAACGTTTGGAAGTGGAACTATTAAATATTGTGTATTGAGTTTTTTTATCTTTACTTGTAAACATAGGAAAGGGAAAAAGATAGTTGGATTTCATTTTCGTCCCCACTTCCACGTGAATCTAATGCGTTCAAGTCTGTGGACTAGCTTTTTCTTATGTTTATGGATACATTTAATCTAACGTGTCGTATGATTGAAGCCTTTAAATCATCCACACCATGCACGTCTTCTCTTATTTtctaccaccaccaccacacctTGACATGAATTCAATTCTTCTAGTTGGTTAGGTCAGGTAAGAAAAGAAAGATTTAGGGCGGGCACAACACGTACGCTTCTTCGTTCTTCCCCAGTTTAGACGTTTTTGTGATCTGTCGTCACTCGTCGCcaagtgttttttttgttgtgtcgtttttaacttcaaatttaaaaaaaaaaaaaaaaaagtcttaagCGCAaacaaggaaaaagaaaaaggaactAGTCTTTTATATAGATTTCGTTAGTTTGTTTAATGAATCAGAGTTTGTTCCTTTTGGTCACTCCAGATCCCTAGggtttccttcttcttcttcatcctcgtGACTGTGTTTTGGATTAGTTAGGGTTTTTaatatttcagaaaaaaatgggTGATTGGGCTCAGCTTGCTCAGTCTGTGATCATAGGTCTGATCTTCTCCTACCTATTAGCTAAGCTCATCTCGATCGTCGTCACGTTTAAAGAAGACAACCTCTCCCTCACTCGCCACCACGATCCCGAACCGGAATCGAAGAATCTTAAACCGGAGGTTGACTCGCGCCGCATCGAGTCTTCTACCGGCGAGGCTGACTCGCTCGTCGCGGAGCAAGGTAGCTCCAGAGGCGATAGCGTCGCTGGTGACACCGAGGATGAAGACGACGATGATTGGGAAGGCGTTGAGAGCACGGAACTCGACGAGGCGTTCAGCGCCGCTACTCTCTTTGTGACTACCGCCGCCTCGGATCGGCTGTCGCAGAAGGTGCCTAGCGAGGTTCTGCAGCAGCTTTACGGATTGTATAAGATCGCTACGGAAGGGCCTTGTACTGCTCCTCAGCCTTCTGCTCTCAAAATCACTGCTCGTGCCAAgtggtatctctctctctctgtacaTATCAAATTTAAGGAGGAATTGTATTATTGAGTGAACCTTCTTTGCCTGTATGCTGGAGATGATGTGGTGTTGATTGTTTAGTGGCTTGTACTTTGTTGAAAGACTGCAAGTTCATTGATTGGAAGTTTTCGTTGATCTTGGTCTGTTACAGGCAAGCATGGCAGAAACTGGGTGCTATGCCTCCTGAAGAAGCGATGGAGAAGTATATAGAGATTGTCACTCAGCTCTACCCAACTTGGTTAGACGGTGGCGTGGTACAGAGCCTTTTCCCCCTTctttattttcgttttattgCCTCTGGACTACTCATGTGATTTTTATCTGCTCGCATACCAGAAAGCCGGAAGTGGAAGTAAGGATGAGGCAGTCTCCAACACAGGAGGAACCATGGGGCCAGTTTTTAGCTCATTGGTTTATGAAGAGGAATCCGAAATTGAGTTGTAAGGTTCTTATGTGTGTTTTTACTTGTTGAGGTCTATACTGCTGAGTGTCTAGATTAGATTGTAATTTTCACATCAGAGCTTCTTTGAAAAACTCAATGGATATGTAACAACTTTTATAAGTGAACTGGCTGCTATTGTCCTTGACGAGTTAATGGAACTTGgaacctttttctttttgtttcctgTCTACCTGATTCTGAATGGAACGTTAATCCCTCTAGGCATTCATCCATGCGTTCCTATTCTGTTTTGTATCTCAGGAAGATTGATGCCATCCACGAATTTGCTAGAGAAGGAGAAGTCGAGAATTTGCTTAAAAGCATTGAAAGCGGCATTCCTGTAAATGCAAAGGGTTAGTCTCTGCTTTCTTATCTTCCATTACGTTCTCTTGATGTTGGCTTTGCGTTCTAATTTTCCCGTAAACTGCAGACAGTGAAGGTCGCACACCATTGCACTGGGCTATAGACCGTGGCCACCTCGACATTGCTAAACTTCTGGTCGATAAGAACGCTGATGTGAATGCTAAGGTGAAGAAAGAGAACTTTCCCTTGATATGCAAACGTACCAACATCTTTATTCATATGTTTATTGTTTCATTCTGTTGAACAGGACAACGAAGGCCAAACTCCTTTGCATTACGCTGTTGTCTGCGACAGAGAAGCCATCGCCGAGTTCTTGGTGAAGCAGAAAGCTAACACAGCCTCTAAAGATGATGACGGAAACTCTCCACTGGATCTTTGTGAATCAGACTGGCCCTGGCTCAGAGAGACTGCAAAGCAGACAGACTAAAAACAAATACTAACCACAGAGAGAGGTGCCTCCTCTTCTCCACTTCCCCAATGTATATGACTTAGTAAGAAGCTTGCCTTTAAATTTCAACTCTTCATCTCTACCATATCGTTTCCAACAGTAACTCACTTGGATGTTTCTCAGTCTTGTCCTTATATTGCAACAGTCTTTTGTTCCCTCAGGTTTATGAAACACATATCGTAACCGGTTTTTATTGGTTTGCTATATAAAGAGagggttttttttgttcttgtcaTTATTTGGATAACCGACTTTGGCGGTAATAACGGTTAACAATCAATGGCCAATGAGAATTATGGCTTAACCTCAATAAAGCAAATACGAAAACAAAATTAGCAAACTTCGTGGCCCTttcatcctctctctctctccattcaACCCCGCCTTGAGCTACCGGAAGATGGCCAAGGTGGTGGTTTACACGTTACTGACGACCATCTTCATCATTGGTGTCCTCCTCTTCCTTACTCCTTGTAAACACAACGAGGCTCAATCCGTTGAGGCCCTCATAACCCGCCGCCTTGGACGCAGGCTCGTAATGCCGGTGTTTGACCCTATCGTGACCAGAATCGAGAGGTTGTCTCATGAGAAAGAAGCAAACACCACCGTTGAGGCTGTTGCGAAGGAGGGGAAAGATGATATGTTTGATGAGTATTTTTCGCAAGAGAGGAGGCTAAACACGACGATGAGGATCAAATTCTTGTTTCCTCTGCTCGACGGGGCACCGAGAGATGGGTTTGTTAGCTTGAAAGAGCTTCAGACGTGGATGATGCAGCAGACGGAAGACAACATGGGTTACAGAACCGCCAACGAGCTTGAGCTACAAGATAAAGACAAGGATGGTGTCATAACCTTTGAAGAGTATCTGCCTCAATTCTCTAGAGAAGACATTGGTAATTAACTAAGTAACTTGTATTTGATTAACTAAGCATGTTCTCCGAATCTTTCTTCTTAAATATGCaaacaataaatgaaaacagagaaaaacgAGAAAAGTCACGGTGGAGCTGGTTGGTGGATGGAGCAATTCAAGAATGCTGATTTTGATCATAATGGCTATCTCGACATCGAAGAGTTCAACAAGTAATTAACGCTTTGGAAGATCTCATTTCTACTACTAGTTAAGTTTATCACATACAATATTCCAAAATAACATGAAAAAACATTGCAGCTTCTTGCACCCTGAAGACAGCAGAAACGGAGATGTTCAAAGATGGGTTCTACGAGAGCGAATGACGTAAGAACGTTTTGTGAATATACTTCTTGATTGCATGAACCATGAAGCTTAGAAAAAGTGACCTTgtacgtttttttctttttgatatatACACAATAGGGGCATGGACACGAACGGTGATGGGAAGCTAGAGTACAAAGAGTTTGTAAAGAACGCATACGAAATGTACAAAGAATTTGCAAAGTTCGAGACGGAGGAAGACGAGAATGTGCCAACGGCTCAGCTTCTATTCGCAGAGCTTGACAGAGACAAAGACAGGTTCCTCGTGGCCGATGAGCTTCGACCTATTTTGCATTATCTTCAACCTGGTGAGCTGAGTTACGCCAAATACTACTCTACTTTCCTTTGCCATGAGGTGAGTCTCCTTTGTCCACCAAAATTTCATAacctttgaaaatatattttagaccttttgaaatatgaaatttgtattttttgttcTTGGAAGGCGGATGAAGATAAAGATGGTAAACTATCACTTGAAGAGATGTTAAACCACGAAGATGTGTTTTACAAGGCAGTTCATCACGAGGACTTGGACGACGAAGACTACTTTGATCATGATGAactctaaactttttttttggtgtgcTTTCCTTCAAATTCAAGCAAAAGTTTTGTTTATAATTGACTTCCTTCTTCTCGTCTAGATTGGTTTTAAATCTTTTGATGATTACTTTTGCTGATTTATTTTGTATACCATTTAGTTGTCCTCTAGTTATAACATGTATAACTAGATGGATTCCCGCAGTTTCGCGGATTTGAATGTTttgtaacaatatatttattataattttttaattaaaatatgtttttatcatagtgtgttttttaaaattatttttctaggaaatttttttaaaaaagataaatatgactattttaaatattttttgatattttgtattgataattgtactaaaattagttatgtataatattcatgattcagtttttaataaaattacttaagttttaaatgtatataatactgaaacttctgaaatattttatataatttagaaaTGCTTGATTggtaaaaatgattttatgaagcattaaatatattatataaatcaaatatttaattaccataaaTTATTTTGTGCAATATATTTAAGTCGTTGGGATACTCATAAAACTATTTCTAAAACTAATTTTCGTACTCATAGAataaatctattctattaaaacagcagtgtgacccattgataaatgttatgtccaactttaaaaaaaactgattttatATAACTATGTCTAATTATATTTAAACATTAACCACGttctatttctttttaaagaaaacaGTTACGATACAAATCATTTACACCTTTTCTACCGTAACCAATTCGATTTTTTAACAAACCTTTTACACAAATGTAATTTCCATCACATGTTTATCAAGAATCAGGGTTTCTAATGAAAACCCAGTTAAGGTTCATCTACTGATTGATAAATCATCATCTTAACACTGTAAAAAGGGAGAAAATAGGGCACACTGTAATTTCCAAGTACACGTTTATGAAGAATTAGCGTTTCTAATGAAATCTAAAGACATAAACCCAGAACTTGGTTGGTGAGTCAAAATAATCAACCACATCAATCTATATCAAAACAGATTCACGAATATAGCTTACTCTGAAAATCCGAATGACTCAGACTTTATGTTGATCACTAAGGAGTAAGAAACCTTCCTTCAAATTTATGTGTTAATCAATATGAATAAGTAAACACGTggtttcatcaaaaaaaaaaaaagtaaacacgTGGAAAACGAAAACGTCAAGATTTAACCATAAAATCAACAAAAGCACATAACAATTGATggatttttataagaaaaacaatGGCGGGTGTAAAACTCTGTTCTGGGAAACCTAATTCGACTGAGAAAGAAGATAAGGAAAATTACGTTTATGCCATCagtgaaagaaaaacaaaaaaattgaaaacacgATGGGAACATGTCGAACCGGGATCTGCGAACGGGTATGTGCGTTGTTTCCACTACTAAAGtcacaaaacttttttttaagtttatgttACTAActgcttattattattattattattattattattattattattattattattattattattattattattattattattattattattattattattattattattattattattattattattattattataatatatatatatatatatatcagatatgtaaaaaataaatatctaaaattaacatgaactttgttttatttgtatatttggaTGGAAACAAGTAGGTgtatactattatatatataactgttgactttatatatttaataaatatgatgGTCGATAAAATTTATCCTATTTAACCTATTTAGCAGAATATAAAATCATGCACAAgtgaaaaatttataattatcaacaaaatttaacatatttagcataaacaaaaaacaaaaaaaattaaaagattttaCATGCATCTCCTCATTTTGTAAActgtatattattaaagtttCAAATGATGTAATCTATATATCTTATTAAAGATTCAAATGATATTCTAACTTCAAAAACAtctactaaatatatattttacaagcAAGTTTATTGGTTCAACCGCGGATCTAGATTGGGTATGAAAATATTGCTTATATCTAATTCATCTATAAACCACATATATACTGTATACACCCACTAAAAAGAATTAACATGTAAAATAGCTATGGCATAAGTGTATAATTACGCAACATCAGAAattcaatataattttatcaaattcttttactaataatttttaaaaaaatattttacacaaatatgattataaagaaaatcacatatgaaaattaaatttctaaaaaaaatgtaaaacaaaaaatatacccgcccttttaAGGGCGGGTTAGAAtctagtaaaaatttaaaatccattaacaaatcaaattataatattttttctcaaactcTATATATGATCGATACCTAAGAAAAAACCAATTAAGtaatttatcatttaatataaaatgaaatttaaaatacattttataaattaatttataagcttgtataaataaattaaaacctcttatcataatttaaaacatatgacaagccaagataaataatttaattttataattctaaaaattattGACAATCAATTTATAACAGTTTTTTAAGATTTCATAATGATCGACACATAACCAAAAATCTCTTAAAtgatttctcaattaatatacagTAGGATATAACTTTGATTTTAAGCTCTTATAGATGACCTACAAactcttataataatttaaaatatacaataagccaagataaataatttgataaatgtttttatagatgatttataaagcatatAATCTGAACTTTGGAAGAtgttaatagttattatgataatttatataaagtataatgcttttaaataagaatatgaaatcattatatTGATATCTATAGACGGTttgtcatttaatattttatgtatttttaaatataaaaatgatcaatttatttctctttctataatttcaacaattagttaccataaatcattatttttaatattatgtaaattatttggcaagtgatattaattggttatagacttactttttatttttagatataataaaaaaataaaatttaaaaatcattgaccaatcaaattatgcAATTTTGTAATAGTTCACCTATGATCGATACGTAAGAAAAAATCACTACattgacttctcaattaatatatagtaggattttaAGCTCTTATAGATGACTTACAAactcttataataatttaaaatatacaataagccaagataaataatttgataaatgtttttattgatgatttataaaacatataatatgaactttagaagatgttaatagttattatgatcatttatataaaatataatgcttttaaataataatatgaaattattatattgatttatataaacggtttgtcatttattattttatgtattttttaaatataaaaatgatcaatttatttctctttctataatttcaacAATTAGTATCCATAACtcattatttttgatattatataaattatttggtaagtgatattgATTGGTTATAGACAAACCTTTTCATTttagatctaattaaaataaataaaaattaaaaatcattgaccaatcaaattataacaattttgtaatatttcacTTATAATCGACACGTGAGCAAAAATTACTAAattgacttctcaattaatacaTAGCAAGATAGGATTTTAATCTCTTATAGATGAATTACAAgctcttataataatttaaaatatacaataagccaagataaataatttgataaatgtttttatagatgatttataaagcatatAATATGAACTTTAGAAAATGTTAGTAGTTATTATGatcatttatatgaaaattatttaagaaatatcgtatgaaaaaataaaatttatattcttgatctaattaatatttttggaccttaaacaatttttaaattttttttattatatacataatttgtttactgatgagctgatcctatttaaaaaaatattttaagttaaaaaaccagttatcgcataagaacctaacgtttatGCCGAAGAATCTCAGGCATACTATTTGGTTataatgaaactatgtcagttcggttttatatcatgatttagcaatttaaaaaatatttttcgttttttttttcatttcggttattgctcgatataaatattgatttttgagtttattttcatttcgttattttgttttgacctgagatttagaaaatgtttaagatttaaaattattaaaaaaatacatacttaGATTACGATCTGCActttgtgcagaataaatattgtatatttattacttattttatgtttttctacatattatgaaataataaaataataattatatattaaataactaataaatcagttactattatgtaataaattagtgtatgcatataaatcaaacgacaGCTCTGGTTTACTTGCAATCATTTtagagtaaataaataaaaacaatcaatcttatctatcatatatgatatataattacatttaaatgatattaacatagatatatagtatacttttaatattcatatttattaaataaggtttctactcatatgattttatgattatttgcatgtTTGTGTAACAAAAGTTTACGCTgacgattttttttaatgtagaatgtttagtggttttagtaatttatgattaattaaaaaaacagtagatttcaaaattaaaatatttacttttcatTATATGTTCAACgtagatatcaaaatataagtatgtattttcatatgatgtatagtttaattaaaatgatatgaaatatatatatatatatatatatataaacataaacacttattaaattaaaattatttatccatatgattttataatcactatatcttattatagaaaaaaatttaaaccttaaTCACAAAAAGTATATGTGAgagttttaacagttttagtaatttatacttgtgttgaaaaattcaaaatacaatatatacaaaaaatctaaaattttattatatgattaatgtaattttgcaatttattttaatattaaataattaaacaaaaatgatagaaaatatactgattgttagcaaatctttattatttaaaataattaattgccatatatatatatatatatctatatatcttaatcacattaggtaattccgtaggttttatttaaggaaataatatataataattttaatttaataaatgaatggtccataatagacataatatataatataacattttctatcaatttaattttggaa
The Brassica napus cultivar Da-Ae chromosome A1, Da-Ae, whole genome shotgun sequence DNA segment above includes these coding regions:
- the LOC106403783 gene encoding calumenin-A, which codes for MAKVVVYTLLTTIFIIGVLLFLTPCKHNEAQSVEALITRRLGRRLVMPVFDPIVTRIERLSHEKEANTTVEAVAKEGKDDMFDEYFSQERRLNTTMRIKFLFPLLDGAPRDGFVSLKELQTWMMQQTEDNMGYRTANELELQDKDKDGVITFEEYLPQFSREDIEKNEKSHGGAGWWMEQFKNADFDHNGYLDIEEFNNFLHPEDSRNGDVQRWVLRERMTGMDTNGDGKLEYKEFVKNAYEMYKEFAKFETEEDENVPTAQLLFAELDRDKDRFLVADELRPILHYLQPGELSYAKYYSTFLCHEADEDKDGKLSLEEMLNHEDVFYKAVHHEDLDDEDYFDHDEL
- the LOC106440829 gene encoding acyl-CoA-binding domain-containing protein 2-like — protein: MGDWAQLAQSVIIGLIFSYLLAKLISIVVTFKEDNLSLTRHHDPEPESKNLKPEVDSRRIESSTGEADSLVAEQGSSRGDSVAGDTEDEDDDDWEGVESTELDEAFSAATLFVTTAASDRLSQKVPSEVLQQLYGLYKIATEGPCTAPQPSALKITARAKWQAWQKLGAMPPEEAMEKYIEIVTQLYPTWLDGGVKAGSGSKDEAVSNTGGTMGPVFSSLVYEEESEIELKIDAIHEFAREGEVENLLKSIESGIPVNAKDSEGRTPLHWAIDRGHLDIAKLLVDKNADVNAKDNEGQTPLHYAVVCDREAIAEFLVKQKANTASKDDDGNSPLDLCESDWPWLRETAKQTD